In Pithys albifrons albifrons isolate INPA30051 chromosome 16, PitAlb_v1, whole genome shotgun sequence, a genomic segment contains:
- the IQCE gene encoding IQ domain-containing protein E isoform X1, with protein MARGAGEAAAEGELGGDSLSGITCESDTEMKLKKIFHKPPKSPKSPYSSSTQLYPRKAAAWRSLQGTGSACLEGAAVKSPRQLWLGSLKQGMSHPLKSDVDMGHIRTNLSSSTPEYLKEALGMKKPKHSRSSSNGYIPGTPDYKEKEDMYDEIIELKKTIQAQKNEGDRMKTKLRRLEEENNRKDKQIEQLLDPSRASELARALSEKKSDNGWVVNGLKQKIVKLEHQCKEKDNTINEFQADMKTSNLEEVRLAMETYYEEVHRLQLLLAKSETMRKNTEGRDTQKRLKALNAAVLRLSRNIKELQTENQRLKEDLDHVLSSSPSPSKSKNYSEWSKQRLVRRIAELEKKVCAMESTRVSPADSDSSQVPAVPSSPSADLDPPASQHTDHAEQCQRLQRQVKKLKSDRKALQTLLLSKELDIKQLLQAKAEVELELQKCQSKMEEKRTEEQTLSEEIQNLTEKVGKLESKLEEDKRQMAEETMENLHKPAPVCTVKGKEDHRKEQAAKIIQRYWKMYKTKKEEIALDEAVVVLQAAFRGHLARQKLLLNNGIHEAKSPNKSSCMSPMSDSWSLSSDCKEREEIVTFIQSIFRAHLARTVLLEQRSSVSSALSEKADSAVYSTEKKPAFQRPPSLLMSSLPARSSEGPPCPAPALPADDAHSDDSDDVVIVSPLLQMKKSYTHF; from the exons ATGGCTCGGGGGGCCGGTGAGGCGGCCGCGGAGGGGGAGCTG GGAGGTGACAGCCTGTCTGGGATAACCTGCGAGTCAGACACAGAAATG AAGTTAAAGAAGATTTTTCACAAGCCTCCAAAGTCACCAA AGTCTCCCTACAGCTCTAGCACACAACTGTATCCCAGAAAAGCTGCAGCTTGGCGATCTCTGCAGGGAACAGGCAGTGCATGTTTGGAGGGTGCAGCTGTAAAAAGCCCAAGGCAGCTGTGGCTGGGGTCACTGAAACAAG GAATGAGCCATCCCCTGAAATCAGATGTTGACATGGGGCACATACGAACTAACCTGTCCAGTAGCACTCCAGAATATTTGAAGGAAGCTCTAGGAATGAAGAAGCCCAAACATTCTCGTTCTTCTAGCAATG GCTACATTCCTGGAACTCCTGactacaaagaaaaagaagacatgTATGATGAAATTATAGAACTGAAAAAG aCAATCCAAGCTCAGAAAAACGAGGGAGATCGAATGAAAACGAAGCTCCGTCGACTGGAAGAGGAGAACAATAGAAAGGATAAACAGATTGAACAACTGTTGGATCCTTCCAGG GCCTCTGAGCTGGCACGAGCTTTGTCAGAAAAGAAGAGTGATAATGGATGG GTGGTTAATGGATTAAAGCAGAAGATTGTCAAGCTTGAACACCAGTGCAAGGAGAAAGACAACACTATTAA TGAATTCCAGGCAGACATGAAGACCAGTAACTTGGAAGAAGTGAGGTTAGCTATGGAAACCTACTATGAAGAG GTCCATcgcctccagctcctcctggcaaAGTCTGAGACTATGAGGAAAAA TACAGAGGGCAGAGACACCCAAAAACGCCTGAAGGCACTgaatgctgctgtgctgagatTGTCCAGGAACATCAAGGAATTGCAGACTGAGAATCAGAGGCTGAAAGAAGATCTGGATCATGTGCTGAGCAGTTCTCCTTCTCCCAGTAAAAGTAAAA ATTATAGTGAGtggagcaaacagaggctgGTGAGACGGATTGCAGAACTAGAAAAA AAAGTATGTGCCATGGAGAGCACCAGGGTGTCACCAGCAGACAGTGATTCATCACAGGTACCTGCTGTGCCATCCTCACCTTCTGCAGACCTGGATCCTCCAGCCTCCCAACACACAGACCATGCTGAGCAATGTCAGCGCCTCCAAAGGCAGgtgaagaaactgaaaagtgaTAGGAAGGCACTTCAAACTCTCCTACTCAGTAAAGA ATTAGATATCAAGCAGTTACTGCAGGCTAAGGCTGaagtggagctggagctgcagaagtGCCAGAGTAAGATGGAAGAAAAGAGGACAGAAGAACAGACCTTAAG TGAGGAAATCCAGAACCTGACAGAGAAAGTAGGGAAACTGGAGTCAAAATTGGAGGAAGACAAAAGACAAATGGCAGAAGAGACAATGGAAAATCTTCATAAG CCTGCCCCAGTCTGCACAGTTAAAGGCAAAGAAGATCACAGGAAAGAACAAGCAGCCAAAATCATCCAGAGGTACTGGAAGATGTACAAAACCAAG aaagaagaaattgcaCTGGATGAG GCAGTTGTTGTGCTGCAGGCAGCTTTCAGAGGTCATTTAGCTCGACAGAAACTGTTACTGAACAACGGGATACATGAAGCAAAATCTCCCAACAAG AGCTCCTGCATGTCTCCCATGTCAGACTCCTGGAGCTTGTCTTCTGATTgcaaggagagagaggagattGTGACATTCATTCAGTCCATTTTCAGGGCTCACTTAGCACGTACAGTTCTGCTTGAGCAGAG GTCTTCTGTGTCCAGTGCACTGAGTGAGAAAGCAGATTCTGCAGTTTACAGTACAGAGAAGAAACCGGCATTCCAGAGACCTCCTTCACTCCTCATGTCATCTCTTCCTG CCAGGTCCTCTGAGGGGccaccctgtcctgctcccGCCCTGCCTGCGGATGATGCTCACTCAGACGACTCTGATGATGTTGTTATTGTGTCCCCTTTGCTGCAGATGAAGAAAAGCTACACCCACTTTTAA
- the IQCE gene encoding IQ domain-containing protein E isoform X2: MARGAGEAAAEGELGGDSLSGITCESDTEMKLKKIFHKPPKSPKSPYSSSTQLYPRKAAAWRSLQGTGSACLEGAAVKSPRQLWLGSLKQGMSHPLKSDVDMGHIRTNLSSSTPEYLKEALGMKKPKHSRSSSNGYIPGTPDYKEKEDMYDEIIELKKTIQAQKNEGDRMKTKLRRLEEENNRKDKQIEQLLDPSRASELARALSEKKSDNGWVVNGLKQKIVKLEHQCKEKDNTINEFQADMKTSNLEEVRLAMETYYEEVHRLQLLLAKSETMRKNTEGRDTQKRLKALNAAVLRLSRNIKELQTENQRLKEDLDHVLSSSPSPSKSKNYSEWSKQRLVRRIAELEKKVCAMESTRVSPADSDSSQVPAVPSSPSADLDPPASQHTDHAEQCQRLQRQVKKLKSDRKALQTLLLSKELDIKQLLQAKAEVELELQKCQSKMEEKRTEEQTLSEEIQNLTEKVGKLESKLEEDKRQMAEETMENLHKPAPVCTVKGKEDHRKEQAAKIIQRYWKMYKTKKEEIALDEAVVVLQAAFRGHLARQKLLLNNGIHEAKSPNKQTGPMQ, translated from the exons ATGGCTCGGGGGGCCGGTGAGGCGGCCGCGGAGGGGGAGCTG GGAGGTGACAGCCTGTCTGGGATAACCTGCGAGTCAGACACAGAAATG AAGTTAAAGAAGATTTTTCACAAGCCTCCAAAGTCACCAA AGTCTCCCTACAGCTCTAGCACACAACTGTATCCCAGAAAAGCTGCAGCTTGGCGATCTCTGCAGGGAACAGGCAGTGCATGTTTGGAGGGTGCAGCTGTAAAAAGCCCAAGGCAGCTGTGGCTGGGGTCACTGAAACAAG GAATGAGCCATCCCCTGAAATCAGATGTTGACATGGGGCACATACGAACTAACCTGTCCAGTAGCACTCCAGAATATTTGAAGGAAGCTCTAGGAATGAAGAAGCCCAAACATTCTCGTTCTTCTAGCAATG GCTACATTCCTGGAACTCCTGactacaaagaaaaagaagacatgTATGATGAAATTATAGAACTGAAAAAG aCAATCCAAGCTCAGAAAAACGAGGGAGATCGAATGAAAACGAAGCTCCGTCGACTGGAAGAGGAGAACAATAGAAAGGATAAACAGATTGAACAACTGTTGGATCCTTCCAGG GCCTCTGAGCTGGCACGAGCTTTGTCAGAAAAGAAGAGTGATAATGGATGG GTGGTTAATGGATTAAAGCAGAAGATTGTCAAGCTTGAACACCAGTGCAAGGAGAAAGACAACACTATTAA TGAATTCCAGGCAGACATGAAGACCAGTAACTTGGAAGAAGTGAGGTTAGCTATGGAAACCTACTATGAAGAG GTCCATcgcctccagctcctcctggcaaAGTCTGAGACTATGAGGAAAAA TACAGAGGGCAGAGACACCCAAAAACGCCTGAAGGCACTgaatgctgctgtgctgagatTGTCCAGGAACATCAAGGAATTGCAGACTGAGAATCAGAGGCTGAAAGAAGATCTGGATCATGTGCTGAGCAGTTCTCCTTCTCCCAGTAAAAGTAAAA ATTATAGTGAGtggagcaaacagaggctgGTGAGACGGATTGCAGAACTAGAAAAA AAAGTATGTGCCATGGAGAGCACCAGGGTGTCACCAGCAGACAGTGATTCATCACAGGTACCTGCTGTGCCATCCTCACCTTCTGCAGACCTGGATCCTCCAGCCTCCCAACACACAGACCATGCTGAGCAATGTCAGCGCCTCCAAAGGCAGgtgaagaaactgaaaagtgaTAGGAAGGCACTTCAAACTCTCCTACTCAGTAAAGA ATTAGATATCAAGCAGTTACTGCAGGCTAAGGCTGaagtggagctggagctgcagaagtGCCAGAGTAAGATGGAAGAAAAGAGGACAGAAGAACAGACCTTAAG TGAGGAAATCCAGAACCTGACAGAGAAAGTAGGGAAACTGGAGTCAAAATTGGAGGAAGACAAAAGACAAATGGCAGAAGAGACAATGGAAAATCTTCATAAG CCTGCCCCAGTCTGCACAGTTAAAGGCAAAGAAGATCACAGGAAAGAACAAGCAGCCAAAATCATCCAGAGGTACTGGAAGATGTACAAAACCAAG aaagaagaaattgcaCTGGATGAG GCAGTTGTTGTGCTGCAGGCAGCTTTCAGAGGTCATTTAGCTCGACAGAAACTGTTACTGAACAACGGGATACATGAAGCAAAATCTCCCAACAAG CAAACTGGCCCAATGCAGTAG